In Maridesulfovibrio sp., a single genomic region encodes these proteins:
- a CDS encoding AraC family transcriptional regulator: MKNTDLISEIFSTLRIKSELYFRTRMSGNYAVRVPREKRRIRFHVVLSGECWITDEAGRSVLMQEGDIVLVPNGASQVLSSTPEEPCAELSEVIADGNLKDGTLYVGSGPEKSALLCGFCRFDEDLDHPMLTNLPSIIVLRVSDLGKEPWVAAALKLFSLEAKLNTQGTSAIVERLIEIIVIQATRRLERLDEVEGNCFTAALTDPALSKSLQVIHTQPEKSWRVDELAVLAGMSRAGFADKFSKVVGIPPIEYLTNWRLMRARTLLSDTGLGTEEIAERCGYKSLPSFSRRFKKQFGISPGAFRRLKLSRPEID; encoded by the coding sequence TTGAAAAATACCGATTTGATATCCGAAATATTTTCTACCCTGCGAATTAAAAGTGAGCTTTATTTTCGCACAAGGATGAGTGGGAACTATGCCGTCAGGGTGCCGCGGGAAAAAAGGAGAATCAGGTTTCATGTGGTTCTTAGCGGCGAGTGTTGGATTACAGATGAAGCCGGTCGATCCGTGCTCATGCAGGAAGGCGATATAGTGCTGGTTCCCAACGGGGCCAGCCAGGTGCTTTCGTCAACACCGGAGGAACCCTGTGCTGAGCTTTCGGAAGTGATTGCCGATGGCAACTTGAAAGATGGTACGCTTTATGTCGGCTCGGGTCCGGAGAAGTCCGCTTTGCTCTGCGGGTTCTGCAGGTTTGATGAAGACCTGGATCATCCAATGCTGACAAATCTGCCTTCAATCATCGTCTTACGAGTCTCAGATCTGGGAAAAGAACCTTGGGTTGCGGCAGCTCTGAAACTCTTTAGCCTGGAAGCCAAGTTGAATACTCAAGGAACCTCGGCAATCGTTGAGCGCCTTATTGAAATCATTGTCATTCAAGCAACACGACGATTGGAGCGGCTGGATGAAGTTGAGGGTAACTGCTTTACAGCGGCATTGACTGACCCTGCCCTTTCCAAGTCCCTGCAGGTGATCCATACCCAGCCGGAGAAAAGCTGGCGAGTCGATGAACTGGCAGTTCTCGCCGGAATGTCGAGGGCCGGTTTTGCCGATAAGTTTTCAAAAGTTGTTGGTATTCCTCCCATTGAATATCTCACGAATTGGAGATTGATGAGAGCCCGGACTTTACTTTCCGACACCGGGTTGGGCACAGAGGAGATAGCGGAACGTTGTGGCTATAAGTCGTTGCCGTCTTTTTCTCGCCGGTTCAAAAAGCAGTTTGGCATCAGTCCGGGAGCGTTTAGGAGATTAAAGTTAAGCCGTCCTGAAATAGATTGA